A stretch of Candidatus Obscuribacterales bacterium DNA encodes these proteins:
- a CDS encoding DUF3038 domain-containing protein, producing the protein TLAEGKALVLIACSLARRLTVLIRQLLLAHQQLQEKQLSPDHHFRLAEYLERFRAHFRSRMNPKRAGVMAYDTDEKLNELALLLLGQLLFCTGTSGTQRLWSSVFDGEVA; encoded by the coding sequence TCACCCTGGCAGAGGGCAAAGCCTTGGTGCTGATTGCCTGTAGCCTAGCCCGTCGGTTGACCGTGCTCATTCGTCAACTGTTGCTTGCTCACCAACAGCTTCAGGAAAAGCAACTGTCGCCCGATCACCACTTCCGGTTGGCGGAATATTTGGAACGATTTCGGGCCCATTTCCGCTCGCGGATGAACCCGAAGCGGGCCGGCGTGATGGCCTACGATACGGATGAAAAGCTGAATGAACTGGCTCTCCTACTACTTGGTCAGCTTTTGTTTTGCACCGGTACATCGGGAACTCAGCGTCTTTGGAGTAGTGTGTTTGACGGGGAAGTGGCATGA